One Streptosporangium becharense genomic window, ATTCTTCAACGGACCGGGCCGAGTCCCCGGCAGGGAGAGCTCCCGGCTCGTGGCCTCGACGGCGCAGGGCGCCGGGGTCGCTCACACGGTATGCCTTGGAGGCACTGGATGCGCTTGCGGCACGAGGACGGGACGCTCGTTCACCTGGCCTACAACGCGGGCGTGCACCCCGCCGAGGACCTGGAGAACCTCATCGCCCACCTGACCAGGTACGCGGTGCCGGTGCGCAAGCGCCTGGGGGTGGAGCGGATGGGCATCGGCCTGTGGCTTTCCCCGAGTGTGGCGGACCACCTCGTCGCCGACCGGATCGAGCTGGTACGGCTGCGCCGCTCCCTTGAGGAGCGCGGTCTGGAGGTGGTCAGCCTCAACGGCACCGGCGGCAGGAACCAGGAGTCCCCCGGTCCCGACTGGGCCAAGCCCGAGCGTTACCGCTACACGATGGCGCTGGCCAGGATCCTGGCCTTCCTGCTCCCGCAGGACGTCCGGTTCGGAAGCATCTCCACCATCCCCATCGGCTGGCGCCGCGACTGGCCCGCCGACCTGCACATGATCGCCTCGCGCCGGCTGGAGCGCCTCGCGCGTGAGCTGCGCGGCCTCTACAGCGTCACGGGCAAGACGATCAGGGTCGGTTTCGAGCCCTGGCCCGGCTGTGTGCTGGAGACGACCGAGCAGGCCCTCGACAGGGTGTGCGGCATCGACTCCGAACACCTGGGGGTGTGCTTGGACGCCTGCCACCTCGCGGGAGGCGCCGAGGAGCCCGGGGCCGCCCTGCGCGGCCTGGCCGCGGCCGGGGCCCCCGTGGTCAAGCTCGGTCACGTGCACAACCACATGGCCGCCGCCTGCCAGGAACTGCCCAGCACCCGTCCGATCCTGGAGGACACCCTCACCGCGATGCTGTCCGGCGCCGTCAACGGCACCGCCCACATCGAGGTGGAGACCCACGACCTGGCCGTTCCCCTACGGACCAAGGGGCCCGGCGCGCTGGTCAACATGATCGCCGAAGAGCTCGACTGGGCCCGTACCAACCTCACCGCCCTGGGACTGCGCCTGGCCGCCTGACCGGCCCACGCCGCCTGACCGGCCGCCGGCCGGTTGGAACCCGGTCGGCCCGGCTGTCGGCCGGTTGGAACCCGGTCGGCCCGCGCTCGCCGCCGACCGGTGTGAGGCCGACCGGCCCGGCCGCCGATCGGCCTGACCTGGTCGGCTCACGCCCGGCCGGTTCTCAGCCCGGCAGGCGGTAGGTGCCGTCGTCCAGAACCTCGGCCAGGCCGTCGGCGACCAGCCCGTCGAGGGCACGTTCCCGCTGCGCGGCGTCGTCCCAGACCACGTCCAGGGTGTCCTTGGGAACCGGGCCGTGGGCCTGGCGCAACACCGCGAGCAGCCTGCCCCGGCACTGGCGGTCCGTGCCCGCGTAGGTCTGCCCCTTGCGGGCGGGGCCGTCGTAGGCGGGTTTGCCGGCCAGCCGCCAGGCGCACAGGTCGCTGATCGGGCAGTCGGCGCAGCGCGCCGCGCGGGCCGTGCACACCAGGGCGCCCAGCTCCATGACGGCGACGGCCCAGACAGGGGCCCGCTCGGCGTCCGGCAGCAGCCGGGCGGCGAGCCTGCGCTCGGCGGGCGTGGTGGCCTTGGGGGGATACTCCTCGCCCTGTACGGCGCGGGCCAGCACCCGCCGCACATTGGTGTCGAGGACGGCGTGGCGGCCCCTGAAGGCGAAGCTGGCGACCGCCGCGGCGGTGTACTCGCCGACGCCGGGAAGCGTCAGCAGCGTGGCGTGGTCGGAGGGGACCTCGCCGCCGTGCCGGTCGGTGACCGCGCGGGCACAGGCGTGCAGGTTCAGGGCCCGCCGGGGATAACCGAGACGTCCCCAGTGACGTACGGCCTCGCCGGGCGGTTCCTGAGCGAGGGCGGCGGGCGTCGGCCAGCGCTCCATCCACTCGGTCCAGACGGGCAGCACCCTGACCACCGGTGTCTGCTGCAGCATGATCTCGCTCACCAGGATCGACCATGGTGAGGCGCCGGGCTCGCGCCAGGGGAGGTCCCGGGCGTTCTCGGCGTACCAGTCGAGAACAGGTTCGAGGAGATGGTTGGGCTCGGCCACCTTTCGACGATAGTGCCGGATCGGATGTCCTTGAGAAGGCGCGCGTCGCCTTGATCCCCGCGGGTGCGCGAAAGGGCACGGGCAGCGGCGGGTCGTTCCTCGTGTCCCACAAGGACTCTCCATACTGTGCGTATGGATCCGGACACCTTCCGTAGTGATATCGAGGTCGACGTCTACTGGCGGCGCCGGATGGCCGCTCTCGTCGGCGTGCTCGTGGTGGTCGCCCTGGTGGCATGGGCCTGCTCGGCCACAAGCGGACCGGATGACACCTCGCCGAAGGACGCCTCCGCCACCCGACCGGCCGCGTCGGCTTCCGCGCCGGTCGTTTTGCCCTCACCGACGGCTGCCTCCGGACCGGCGGGGAGCCCGAGCCCGGCCCCGACCCCCGTTCCACACGCCGTGAAGGCGGCCTCGCGGGTCAAACGGCCGGGAGACGCCTGTGAGGCGCCGCAGCTCGTGCTCAACATGGAGGGCCGGGGCACCGTCTACCCGGCCGGGGCCCGGCCGCGGTTCATCGTCACCCTGGTCAACACCGGCAAGGTGATGTGCACCGCCGATGTCGGGCCGCGCACGATGGAGGTCCGCATCACCTCCGGCGACGACCGGGTCTGGTCGTCCGCCGACTGCGTCAGCGGTGAGGTCGACGACATCCGCCGACTCGACCGGGGCATTCCATACGTTCGGGAACTGGTGTGGGACCGTCGCCGCTCCAGCGCGGACTGCCGGACCGAAGGTGTGCCCGCCCGTCCCGGCACGTACGTCGCCGTGGTGCGCCTCCCGGGGGTGAGCAGCAGCAAGACCGTCTTCCACCTCCGCTAGCCCTCCGGCGCCCCGGATGTGCCGGGGCGAAGGCGGGAGCGCCGGGTGCCGCGCCGCCCGCCGCTAGACGTAGCGTTCGAGGATGGACGACTCGGCCAGCCGGGACAGGCCCTCGCGGATGTGCCGGGCCCGGGCCTCACCGACGCCCCCCACCTCCTGAAGGTCGCCGGTGCTGGCGGCCAGCAGCTTCTGCAGGCTGGCGAACTGGTCGACCAGGCGGTCGACCACCGTGCTCGGCAGACGGGGAACCTTGGCCAGCAGCCGGTAACCCCGCGGACTCACCGCCGTCTCCAGGGCGTCGTTGCCGGAGTGGCCGAGGATCTGGGCGACGGCGGAGATGTCGAGCAGCTCGTCGGAGGTGAGCTGGTCGAGCTCGTGCAGCGCGTCGGCGAACTTGCGGGGGCGTCGGCCCGCCGCGGGGAGGTAGTCGCGCACGATCAGCTCGCGGTCACTCTCGGTGCCGGCCACGAGCTCGTTCAGCTGCAGGGAGAGCAGCCGGCCGTCGGTGCCCAGCTCCACCACGTAGCCGGCGATCTCCTCGGAGATGCGCCTGACCATCTCCAGCCGCTGCACGACGACCGCGACGTCGCGGACCGTCACCAGATCCTCGATCTCCAGCGCCGAGAGGGTGCCGGAGACCTCGTCCAGGCGGAGCTTGTAGCGCTCCAGCGTGGCCAGGGCCTGGTTGGCCTTGGACAGGATCACCGCCGACTCCTCCAGCACGTAGCGGATGCCGTCGAGGTAGAGGGCGATGATCCGCATGGACTTGCTGAGGGAGATGACGGGGAACGACGTCTGCAGCGCCACGCGCTGGGCGGTGCGGTGGCGGGTGCCGGACTCGTCGGTCGGAATGGACGGGTCGGGCATCAGGTGCACCGCCGCGCGGACGATCCTGAGGTCGTCCGCGTTCAGGACGATGGCGCCGTCCATCTTGGCCAGCTCGCGCAGGCGCGTCGCGGAGAACTCGACGTCCAGCTCGAAGCCGCCGCTGCAGATCTCCTCGACCGTCCGGTCGTACCCCAGCACGATCAGGCCGCCCGTGTGGCCGCGGAGAATGCGCTCCAAACCGTCGCGTAACGGGGTTCCCGGCGCCACCGCGGCGAGGACACCCCTGCGGCGTTCGTCGAGCCCTTTGTACGTTGCTGCCACATGACCCCCGTGGTCTGCGTATCACGCCCAGCTTACCGGGGAAGGGCCCGCGCGGTCCGGAATCGTCGCACGAGCGTCCGCCGAGGGCCCGGCGCTCCGATCCGCGGGAGGCCGGAACACCTCAGGTGACATGGGTGAGCGCGTCCCAGACGTTGGCCGCCTCGACCACGTCGAAGCCGGGCCCGAAACTGGAGGAGTGTCCGGCGACGGGGACCAGCGCCTGGTGGCCGTCGCGCTTCTTGCCCGTCTCGAGGGACCCGGCGGGGACCAGCGCGCGGGTGAAGCCCAGCCGTGCGGCCTCCGACAACCGGCGGCGTACGTCACGCACCGGGCGGAGCTCCCCGGCCAGGCCCACCTCGCCCAGCACGACCAGCCCGGCCGGGAGCGCCTTGTCGCCGGCGGCGCTGGCCACCGCGAGCATCACCGAGAGGTCGACCGCGGGGTCGTTGAGCTTGATGCCGCCGACCGTGGCGGTGAACACGTCGCACCCGCCGAGTTTGGCGTTGAGCCGCCGCTCCAGCACGGCCAGCACCATGGTGACCCGGTAGGTGTCGAGCCCGGAGGAGGAGCGGCGCGGCTGCTGGGCCTCGGTGCGGGCGACCAGGGCCTGGACCTCGGCGGGCAGCGGCCGGGTGCCCTCCAGGGTGACGGTGACGCAGGTGCCGGGCACGGGTTCGGTGCGGTGGGAGACGAAAAGGCCGCTGGCGTCGGCGATGCCCTCGATGCCGCCCTCGTGCAGGTCGAAGCAGCCGACCTCGTCGACCGGGCCGTACCGGTTTTTGATCGCGCGGACCAGGCGGAGCCGGGAGTGCCGATCGCCCTCGAAGTGGAGGACGACGTCGACCAGGTGCTCCAGGGTGCGCGGGCCGGCGATCGAACCCTCCTTGGTGACGTGGCCGACCAGCACGGTGGACATGCCACGCTCCTTGGCCAGCCGCACCATGTTGCCGGCGACCTCTCTGACCTGGGTCACCCCGCCGGGCACGCCGGTCGCCTGGGCGGAGCCGATCGTCTGCACCGAGTCGACGATGAGCAGATCAGGCTGGACCTTCTCGACGTGGGCGACCAACGCGCTCAGGTCGGTCTCGGCCGCGAGGTAGAGGCGCTCCTGGATCGCGCCGATGCGGTCGGCCCTGACCCGCACCTGGGAGGCCGACTCCTCGCCCGTGACGTACAGCACGGTCTGCCGGCGAGCGATCTTGGCTGCGGCGTCGAGCAGGAGGGTGGACTTGCCGATGCCGGGCTCACCCGCCAGGAGCACGACGGCGCCGGGCACCAGGCCGCCGCCGAGAACCCGGTCGAGCTCGCCGACGCCGGTGCGCCGCGCGTGCGCCACCTCGGCCTTGACCTGACCGATCGGGACGGCCGGGGCCGTCACCGCGCCCGCCGAGGCCACGTTCACGCCCGCGCGGGCGGTCTCCTCCTCGACCGTGCCCCAGGACTGGCACTCGCCGCAGCGCCCGACCCATTTCGCGGTCTGCCACCCGCACTCGGCACAGCGGTAGCCAGCAGCCTTCTTCGCCATGGCCGCACGTTACCGGCCCGCACCGACAACTTTCACCCGGTACGGCACACCGTGTCGCGTCCGCCGGCGGCCAGGCGCCCCTCCCCGCCGGCGGACGCGGGGCGGGGGCGGGGCGAGCGCGACGGGGCCGTCAGATGTGACCTTCGAGGTCGGCCAGGAGCAGGCGCTTGGGCTTGGCACCCCTGATCTGCTGCACGACCTCCCCGTTCTTGTAGAGGTTGAGCGTGGGCAGGCCGAGAACGCCGTACCGGCTGGAGATCTCGGGGTAGTCGTCGGCGTTGAGCTTGGCGATCGTGAGGCGCTCGCCGAGCTCCGCCTCGATCTGCTCCAGCACCGGCGCGATCATCTTGCACGGCCCGCACCATTCGGCCCAGAAGTCGACCAGGACGGGCTTGTCGCTCTGGAGCACCTGCTCGGCGAAGTTCTCGGCGGTCAGCGTGATCATTGTTCTCCCACTCTCCTCAGTGTGCAGCCGGGGCAGGTCGTGGCCAGCTGGGCGGCCACCTCCGCTCTGCGGGAGAGCAGCGCGCGGATCTCGTCGTCGATCTCCGCCAGCTTGCGCTGGTAGACGGCCACGGATTCCGGGCACGCGCCGCCGGACTCGTGCCCCGCCCGCAGGCAGGCCACGAACGGCCGGGCGTCGTCCAGAGTGAAGCCGACGGCGAGCAGCGACCGGATCTCCGAGACGAGCCGCAGGTCCGTCTCGCCGTACTCCCGGTAACCGTTGGCCGAGCGCCGGGCCGTGATCAGCCCCTGCTGTTCGTAGTAGCGCAACGCCCGGGTGCTGACCCCGGCCCGCCGCGCCAGCTCACCGATCCGCATACGGCCCTCCCACTACGGCCCTCCCACGGCACGACGATAAACGTTGACGTCAACGTCAAGGTCAAGCCCGTGCTCCGTTGTTCCCGGCCCTCCCGTCGCGCGGGGCGGCGGGGACGGGAGGGCCCGGAGCCGGGAGGGCCCGCCGAGCGGGCACGGGGGACGGGCTCAGAACCGCTTCCAGCGCAGCACGTTGGGGTAGGCGATCTCCAGGCCGGTGGTCTCGGCGATGGCCTGTTCGGCGACCGCCGGGGTGAACTCGATGCGGAGCACGGCCTCCAGGTCCGCGCGGCGCTCGAAGACCATGCGCAGGTCGAGAGGCTCGCTTCGCCAGCCCTGGCGCTCCCAGAACGCCTCGACGGACCGGGCCGAGTACGCCGGGACGGAGCGGCTGAACCAGCGACCGAAGGCGCCGCGCGTGGCATCGAGATCGATCACGAAGGCCGCGCCACCGCGCCGCATCACCCGGGAGAGCTCGGCCAGCCCGGGTTCGCAGCCAGGGCCGAAGAAGTAGGCCCAGCGCGCGACGGCCACGTCCACGCAGGCGTCGGGCACCGGCAACGACTGGGCGGTGCCCACGCGGACCTCGACGTTGGGCAGGGCACGGCAGCGACGCCTGGCCAGCTGGACGAGGTCGTCGTGCGGCTCGACCCCGATCACTCGGGCAGCCGTGGCCGACATGGACGGCAGGTGGTAGCCCGTCCCGCAACCGATGTCGACGACGGTCGCCCCGGTCCGGGGCCTGACGGCGGACATCGCGGCGTCGGCCCGCCCGTCCGGGTCGACCGCCCGGTTCTCCAGCTCGTAGACCTGCGGCGTGTTCCAGATGTTGGGGCTGGGGACGGCGCCCTTCATGACCCTCGGCATGTTCTTACCGTAACGGTGTAACAGTGTGATATCGGCTGCATCGGCGGTGCAGGACAGCACCTCTCTCCGCGCCCGCTTAGGCTGGCAATCGTGGGCGACATAAGCGAGCGGGCCGGTAGGCACAGCGGTGTTCGCGAGCGTGTGCTCCGAGCCGGAGACA contains:
- a CDS encoding TIM barrel protein, which translates into the protein MRLRHEDGTLVHLAYNAGVHPAEDLENLIAHLTRYAVPVRKRLGVERMGIGLWLSPSVADHLVADRIELVRLRRSLEERGLEVVSLNGTGGRNQESPGPDWAKPERYRYTMALARILAFLLPQDVRFGSISTIPIGWRRDWPADLHMIASRRLERLARELRGLYSVTGKTIRVGFEPWPGCVLETTEQALDRVCGIDSEHLGVCLDACHLAGGAEEPGAALRGLAAAGAPVVKLGHVHNHMAAACQELPSTRPILEDTLTAMLSGAVNGTAHIEVETHDLAVPLRTKGPGALVNMIAEELDWARTNLTALGLRLAA
- a CDS encoding A/G-specific adenine glycosylase, coding for MAEPNHLLEPVLDWYAENARDLPWREPGASPWSILVSEIMLQQTPVVRVLPVWTEWMERWPTPAALAQEPPGEAVRHWGRLGYPRRALNLHACARAVTDRHGGEVPSDHATLLTLPGVGEYTAAAVASFAFRGRHAVLDTNVRRVLARAVQGEEYPPKATTPAERRLAARLLPDAERAPVWAVAVMELGALVCTARAARCADCPISDLCAWRLAGKPAYDGPARKGQTYAGTDRQCRGRLLAVLRQAHGPVPKDTLDVVWDDAAQRERALDGLVADGLAEVLDDGTYRLPG
- the disA gene encoding DNA integrity scanning diadenylate cyclase DisA produces the protein MAATYKGLDERRRGVLAAVAPGTPLRDGLERILRGHTGGLIVLGYDRTVEEICSGGFELDVEFSATRLRELAKMDGAIVLNADDLRIVRAAVHLMPDPSIPTDESGTRHRTAQRVALQTSFPVISLSKSMRIIALYLDGIRYVLEESAVILSKANQALATLERYKLRLDEVSGTLSALEIEDLVTVRDVAVVVQRLEMVRRISEEIAGYVVELGTDGRLLSLQLNELVAGTESDRELIVRDYLPAAGRRPRKFADALHELDQLTSDELLDISAVAQILGHSGNDALETAVSPRGYRLLAKVPRLPSTVVDRLVDQFASLQKLLAASTGDLQEVGGVGEARARHIREGLSRLAESSILERYV
- the radA gene encoding DNA repair protein RadA translates to MAKKAAGYRCAECGWQTAKWVGRCGECQSWGTVEEETARAGVNVASAGAVTAPAVPIGQVKAEVAHARRTGVGELDRVLGGGLVPGAVVLLAGEPGIGKSTLLLDAAAKIARRQTVLYVTGEESASQVRVRADRIGAIQERLYLAAETDLSALVAHVEKVQPDLLIVDSVQTIGSAQATGVPGGVTQVREVAGNMVRLAKERGMSTVLVGHVTKEGSIAGPRTLEHLVDVVLHFEGDRHSRLRLVRAIKNRYGPVDEVGCFDLHEGGIEGIADASGLFVSHRTEPVPGTCVTVTLEGTRPLPAEVQALVARTEAQQPRRSSSGLDTYRVTMVLAVLERRLNAKLGGCDVFTATVGGIKLNDPAVDLSVMLAVASAAGDKALPAGLVVLGEVGLAGELRPVRDVRRRLSEAARLGFTRALVPAGSLETGKKRDGHQALVPVAGHSSSFGPGFDVVEAANVWDALTHVT
- the trxA gene encoding thioredoxin, which translates into the protein MITLTAENFAEQVLQSDKPVLVDFWAEWCGPCKMIAPVLEQIEAELGERLTIAKLNADDYPEISSRYGVLGLPTLNLYKNGEVVQQIRGAKPKRLLLADLEGHI
- a CDS encoding MerR family transcriptional regulator, which gives rise to MRIGELARRAGVSTRALRYYEQQGLITARRSANGYREYGETDLRLVSEIRSLLAVGFTLDDARPFVACLRAGHESGGACPESVAVYQRKLAEIDDEIRALLSRRAEVAAQLATTCPGCTLRRVGEQ
- a CDS encoding class I SAM-dependent methyltransferase, translated to MPRVMKGAVPSPNIWNTPQVYELENRAVDPDGRADAAMSAVRPRTGATVVDIGCGTGYHLPSMSATAARVIGVEPHDDLVQLARRRCRALPNVEVRVGTAQSLPVPDACVDVAVARWAYFFGPGCEPGLAELSRVMRRGGAAFVIDLDATRGAFGRWFSRSVPAYSARSVEAFWERQGWRSEPLDLRMVFERRADLEAVLRIEFTPAVAEQAIAETTGLEIAYPNVLRWKRF